In Cellvibrio polysaccharolyticus, a genomic segment contains:
- a CDS encoding penicillin-binding protein 1A, producing MRTVFWLLLSGLSAALVASGGMYLYLSPNLPDVESLKQIRLQSPLRVYSSDNQLIGEFGEQRRNPLAYEEIPPLFIKALLAAEDAEFYDHHGVSIKGLLRAGSQILKTGQIQSGGSTITMQLARDFFLTRRQVFTRKFNEILLSFQIERELTKEEILALFTNKMFFGNHAYGLQAAAQIYYGKDAKDLNVAQHAAIVGSLKAPSAYNPIANPSRALIRRDWILARMLELGFIDRATHDEAVKEPIETSYHGLALDLYAPYVAEVARQEAVNRFGQAAYNDGYKIFTTVDSKLQSGAQTAVINGLMDYDRRHGYRGPEQRLEPSKEPGFRDWQDKLRHYPALGGMQAAVVTEVQEKSVKAILANGTLLELGWEQGLSSARPYINEDSRGPAPTKAADFLHAGDLIRVRKDQEDRWQLTQTPAVQATLVAMDPQDGGIRALIGGFDFRQSHFNRAVQGTRQPGSSFKPFLYAIALENGFTPASIINDAPIVIENTATGVAWRPENDGGTFSGPMRLRQALYRSRNLVSIRLLRTLGIQTALDGMGRFGFDPAKFPRDLTLALGTHALTPLQMATGYSTFANGGYKVDAHLITRIENDQGDVVYQHKTKRVCRECERADVARKAYTPAAAEPSLPAYTSFEDSLALTEEQPVSPATSAEQDYAPRIVDERVVYILDSMLKDVINRGTGRNARQLERSDIAGKTGTTNGPRDTWFAGYSPDMVTVTWVGFDQNTLLGKREFGGSAALPIWVEFMRKALAGKPMNLPPQPDGVVTVRIDPETGHRAAPGDPDAIFELFLAEDAPSSAPASGFDASNREEVLPEELF from the coding sequence TTGCGTACCGTTTTTTGGTTACTACTGTCCGGCCTGAGTGCTGCACTGGTAGCGTCGGGGGGTATGTACCTCTATCTAAGCCCCAATTTACCCGACGTCGAAAGCCTCAAACAGATCCGATTACAATCTCCTTTGCGAGTTTATTCAAGCGACAATCAACTTATTGGCGAGTTTGGCGAGCAACGCCGCAATCCACTTGCCTATGAGGAAATCCCACCCTTATTTATCAAAGCGTTACTTGCCGCAGAAGACGCGGAATTCTACGACCATCATGGCGTGTCTATCAAAGGACTGTTGCGAGCCGGTTCACAAATTTTAAAAACCGGACAGATACAATCGGGCGGAAGTACCATTACGATGCAGCTCGCTCGTGACTTCTTTTTGACAAGGCGACAGGTTTTTACCCGAAAGTTCAACGAAATTCTGCTTTCTTTTCAAATTGAGCGCGAACTCACAAAAGAAGAGATTCTGGCGCTCTTTACCAACAAGATGTTTTTTGGCAACCACGCCTACGGATTGCAAGCTGCCGCTCAGATCTATTACGGCAAAGATGCCAAAGACTTGAATGTGGCACAGCACGCGGCGATTGTAGGATCACTGAAAGCGCCTTCTGCCTATAACCCTATCGCCAATCCGAGCCGCGCCCTGATTCGCCGGGACTGGATTCTGGCTCGTATGCTGGAGCTGGGCTTTATTGACCGGGCAACCCACGATGAAGCAGTGAAAGAACCGATTGAGACCAGCTACCACGGGCTGGCACTGGATTTATATGCGCCCTACGTAGCCGAAGTAGCCAGACAGGAAGCGGTGAATCGCTTTGGTCAGGCGGCTTATAACGATGGCTACAAAATCTTCACCACGGTTGACAGCAAGCTGCAATCCGGCGCCCAAACAGCCGTCATCAATGGTCTGATGGATTATGATCGCCGCCACGGTTACCGCGGCCCGGAACAACGGCTGGAGCCCTCCAAAGAACCCGGCTTTCGCGACTGGCAAGACAAGCTTCGCCATTACCCCGCGCTGGGTGGCATGCAAGCGGCGGTTGTCACCGAGGTTCAGGAGAAGTCTGTCAAAGCCATTCTGGCAAACGGCACCCTCCTGGAGCTGGGCTGGGAACAGGGCCTTTCCAGTGCCCGCCCCTACATCAACGAAGACAGTCGCGGTCCCGCGCCGACCAAAGCGGCTGACTTTCTGCACGCTGGCGACCTGATTCGGGTGCGCAAGGATCAGGAAGACCGCTGGCAGCTGACCCAAACGCCGGCGGTTCAGGCGACACTGGTGGCAATGGATCCGCAAGATGGCGGCATCAGAGCCTTGATTGGCGGCTTTGATTTCCGACAAAGCCACTTTAACCGTGCGGTTCAGGGCACTCGCCAGCCAGGCTCCAGTTTTAAACCCTTTCTATACGCCATTGCACTGGAAAACGGATTCACGCCAGCGTCGATTATCAACGACGCGCCTATCGTTATTGAAAATACTGCCACCGGCGTAGCCTGGCGCCCGGAGAATGACGGCGGCACCTTTTCCGGCCCGATGCGGTTGCGCCAGGCGCTCTACCGCTCGCGCAATCTGGTTTCCATCCGTTTGTTGCGTACGCTGGGCATTCAAACCGCACTGGACGGCATGGGTCGCTTCGGCTTTGATCCGGCCAAATTCCCCCGCGACCTTACCTTAGCGCTGGGCACACACGCCCTGACACCATTGCAAATGGCCACCGGTTATTCAACCTTTGCCAATGGAGGTTACAAGGTCGATGCCCACCTGATCACCCGTATTGAAAATGATCAGGGCGATGTGGTTTATCAACACAAGACCAAACGGGTTTGCCGCGAGTGTGAACGGGCAGATGTAGCACGAAAAGCCTATACACCCGCAGCGGCAGAACCTTCGTTGCCCGCCTATACCTCTTTTGAAGACTCACTGGCACTGACGGAAGAACAACCCGTATCACCAGCAACATCAGCCGAGCAGGATTACGCGCCGCGCATTGTGGATGAACGGGTGGTTTACATTCTTGACTCGATGCTGAAGGACGTGATCAATCGCGGTACCGGCCGCAACGCCCGGCAGCTTGAACGTAGCGATATTGCGGGCAAAACAGGAACAACCAACGGCCCCAGAGATACCTGGTTTGCCGGGTACAGCCCGGATATGGTAACCGTCACCTGGGTTGGCTTTGACCAGAACACCCTGCTCGGCAAACGCGAATTCGGCGGCTCGGCGGCCTTGCCAATCTGGGTTGAATTTATGCGCAAGGCGCTGGCAGGCAAGCCGATGAACCTGCCACCCCAGCCGGATGGCGTAGTGACCGTACGCATTGATCCTGAAACCGGGCACCGTGCAGCACCTGGCGATCCGGATGCGATTTTTGAATTGTTTTTGGCAGAAGACGCCCCTTCGTCAGCACCGGCGTCCGGTTTTGATGCGTCCAACCGCGAAGAAGTTTTACCCGAAGAATTGTTCTGA
- a CDS encoding pilus assembly protein PilM — protein MGILDFLEKKAKPVLGLDISSSSVKLLELSRHGDRYRVETYAVRPLPPNAVVEKNINDQEEVATVVKAMVKQSKTRLKHAAVAVAGSSVITKIIDMPAGLSDDSMEMQISLEADQYIPFPLEEVALDFEVQGASPRNPEQVEVLLAACRRENVDARVNVLQQAGLATEKVDVEAYSMERAFELVSEQLEDREGQVVAIIDIGATMTTLSVLVDGKTVYSREQLFGGKQLTEEIQRRYGLSMEEAGLAKKQGGLPDDYEAEVLTPFKEAVVQQVTRSLQFFFSASQYNDVDYIVLAGGVASMDDLSALIEEKLGTQTLVANPFAGMSVSSRVNAVALANDAPSLMIVTGLAMRSFD, from the coding sequence ATGGGTATTTTAGACTTCCTGGAAAAGAAAGCGAAACCGGTGCTTGGACTCGACATCAGTTCGTCTTCGGTAAAGTTACTTGAACTCAGTCGTCACGGTGATCGTTATCGGGTGGAAACCTACGCGGTCCGACCTCTGCCACCGAACGCCGTCGTAGAAAAAAACATAAACGACCAGGAAGAAGTGGCCACTGTCGTCAAGGCAATGGTCAAACAATCCAAAACCCGTCTCAAACATGCCGCGGTTGCCGTCGCCGGCTCCTCTGTTATTACCAAAATTATTGATATGCCTGCAGGTCTCAGTGACGATTCGATGGAGATGCAAATTTCCCTTGAGGCAGATCAGTACATTCCTTTCCCGCTGGAAGAGGTGGCGCTGGACTTTGAAGTTCAGGGAGCTTCTCCGCGCAATCCCGAGCAGGTCGAAGTACTTTTGGCCGCTTGCCGACGTGAAAATGTCGATGCCCGGGTCAACGTCTTGCAGCAAGCCGGGCTTGCCACAGAAAAAGTGGATGTTGAAGCCTATAGTATGGAGCGTGCTTTCGAGCTGGTTTCCGAGCAGCTGGAAGACCGTGAAGGTCAGGTTGTCGCCATCATTGATATCGGCGCTACCATGACCACGCTCAGCGTGCTGGTCGATGGCAAAACGGTATATTCCCGCGAACAATTATTCGGTGGCAAGCAACTCACCGAAGAAATCCAGAGGCGTTATGGCCTTTCCATGGAGGAGGCCGGTCTTGCCAAAAAGCAGGGCGGGCTGCCGGACGACTATGAAGCAGAAGTGCTCACCCCTTTCAAAGAAGCGGTCGTACAGCAGGTGACACGCTCGCTGCAGTTCTTTTTTTCTGCCAGTCAATACAACGATGTTGATTATATTGTGCTCGCCGGTGGTGTGGCCTCAATGGATGACCTGAGCGCGTTGATCGAGGAAAAGTTGGGCACCCAAACGCTGGTTGCCAATCCTTTTGCCGGCATGTCGGTGTCCTCGCGGGTTAACGCTGTAGCGCTGGCAAATGATGCTCCTTCTCTGATGATTGTGACAGGACTCGCGATGAGGAGTTTTGACTGA
- a CDS encoding PilN domain-containing protein, producing MARINLLPWRETYRKEKKDQFIAILIGVAMLCAVICWLWISSVQSATENQQARNQLLEKHIAELQKQVDEIKELKKIREDLLTRIKIIQDLEGTRPVIVRFFDEFVRAVPDGVYLSLLSRTGEVISIEGVAESTNRVSSFMRNLEQSDWFTSPNLTSVVAEPKAGEQASAFKMTVRTSAPVDTTAEGAAK from the coding sequence ATGGCAAGAATTAACCTGCTGCCCTGGCGGGAAACCTACCGTAAAGAAAAGAAAGACCAATTTATTGCCATCCTGATCGGCGTAGCTATGTTGTGCGCGGTGATTTGCTGGTTGTGGATTTCGAGTGTGCAATCGGCCACTGAAAATCAACAAGCGCGGAATCAGCTGCTTGAAAAACATATTGCCGAATTGCAAAAGCAGGTTGATGAGATCAAAGAGTTGAAAAAGATCCGCGAAGATTTGCTGACGCGCATCAAAATTATTCAGGATCTTGAAGGTACCCGGCCAGTCATCGTGCGTTTTTTCGATGAGTTTGTGCGTGCCGTGCCTGATGGTGTTTATCTGAGCCTTTTATCCCGCACCGGTGAAGTGATTTCTATTGAAGGCGTTGCCGAGTCCACCAATCGCGTGTCCAGCTTTATGCGTAACCTTGAGCAATCCGATTGGTTTACATCGCCCAATCTGACGTCTGTGGTGGCTGAGCCCAAAGCCGGTGAGCAAGCCAGCGCATTCAAAATGACGGTCAGAACTTCAGCACCGGTCGATACAACAGCGGAAGGAGCGGCGAAATAA
- a CDS encoding type IV pilus inner membrane component PilO, which yields MALADTMEQLREFDINNIDWQKMGIWPWPAKVFLCALLGGLIFGGVYYFKVSDMNLNLQTITAKENTLRESYKAKSFEAANLDAYRAQMVEMNNTFESLLSRLPTDTEVPGLLEDIDRQGAESGLAINEIKLETEKAAEYYIELPISINVEGGYHDLGSFVSGVAGMPRIVTLHDYTISLKKDSPILTMKIAAKTYRYKAQEQ from the coding sequence ATGGCCCTGGCAGATACCATGGAACAACTGCGAGAATTCGATATTAACAATATCGACTGGCAAAAAATGGGCATATGGCCCTGGCCGGCAAAGGTATTTTTGTGTGCCTTGCTGGGCGGATTGATCTTTGGCGGTGTTTACTATTTCAAAGTCAGTGATATGAATTTGAATTTGCAAACGATAACCGCTAAAGAAAACACCCTGCGCGAATCTTATAAAGCCAAAAGTTTTGAAGCTGCCAATCTTGATGCCTACCGCGCACAAATGGTGGAGATGAATAATACCTTTGAATCTTTATTATCCCGTTTGCCTACCGATACCGAAGTGCCAGGTCTGTTGGAAGATATTGACCGGCAAGGCGCGGAAAGTGGTCTGGCGATCAACGAAATCAAGTTGGAAACAGAAAAGGCTGCAGAGTATTACATTGAGCTGCCCATCAGCATCAATGTTGAAGGTGGCTACCATGATCTTGGCAGTTTCGTGAGCGGTGTGGCAGGTATGCCGCGTATCGTTACTTTGCACGATTACACGATTTCGCTGAAAAAAGATTCTCCTATCCTGACGATGAAAATTGCAGCAAAAACCTATCGCTATAAAGCGCAGGAGCAATAG
- a CDS encoding pilus assembly protein PilP: MIKKYIALPVVIFTGLLAGCDSARHHQDLVDFMEETKRRPQGQIEPLPSFKPYRPFAYGAMTLRSPFDKPVTEETASVKGGRTVEPDMNREREYLESFNIASLTMVGSLTKAGQLQILINDGQGGVHLVSKGNYLGRNHGKIIVADTSLIEVLEIVSDGASGWVERPRIIKLEEKE, from the coding sequence ATGATAAAAAAATACATTGCACTGCCAGTAGTTATTTTTACGGGTTTGCTCGCCGGTTGCGACAGCGCGCGTCATCACCAGGATCTGGTTGATTTCATGGAAGAAACAAAACGGCGGCCACAAGGGCAGATAGAACCGCTGCCGTCATTCAAGCCCTACCGTCCCTTTGCGTATGGTGCAATGACTTTGCGCAGCCCCTTTGATAAACCGGTGACAGAGGAAACTGCTTCGGTAAAAGGCGGGCGTACCGTTGAGCCGGATATGAACCGTGAGCGTGAATATCTGGAAAGTTTCAATATTGCCAGTCTTACCATGGTTGGATCGTTGACCAAAGCGGGGCAGCTGCAAATCCTGATTAATGATGGACAGGGTGGTGTGCATCTGGTGTCAAAAGGCAATTACCTGGGAAGAAATCACGGGAAAATTATTGTTGCCGATACCAGTTTGATAGAAGTATTGGAAATTGTCTCTGACGGCGCGAGTGGTTGGGTTGAGCGCCCCAGAATCATTAAATTAGAAGAAAAGGAATAA
- a CDS encoding type IV pilus secretin PilQ encodes MQALFLLGLKMRNICLLIACLLCSTVSAATLNDIRFAELPGERFEVRMIFSEAPPEPAGYTLEKPARIVLDFPQVVSELKARRFPLSFENGQSAMVLTTEGRTRLILNLRDLATHTTRAEGNMYIVEVGASDGGYALARTESVVDIQQPASRQSAAVSGPSITSIDFRRGTEGEGRVIIGLSDSTISADMAETSAGVRLTFNNVHLPAELRRRLDVIDFATPVSVVHATEDGGGSVLNISALGEYDYLAYQADKEYVLSVKPLTAREKAERAREFQFTGEKLSLNFQDIEVRAVLQIIADVTDLNLVASDTVQGRITLRLSGVPWDQALDLVLKTKGLDKRQEGNVLMVAPAAEIAERERQELATRRQLEELAPLRTEYVRVRYANAKDLFELFRGDRGENGSNRGRQEGGAAGRGSNQTTGSVLSERGHAIVDERTNSIIVTDTSDRLEAFRRLVEQIDIPIRQVMIEARIVVANTDFRRELGVRWGGAGYGMVNGNRGVVSVSGSTEGLDDVDGTNPASWFTGSSGSLNLQEGKMVDLGVDNAAGSFAFSILTDNAFLDMELSALENTGYAEIVSQPKVITGDKQRATIENGTEIPYQEASASGATTTQFKEAVLKLDVTPQITPDNRIIMDLVINQDSVGAINQATGIPTIDVTQLNTKVLVANGQTVVLGGVFQVEQVRGEDKVPLLGDIPVVGRLFKRTVNEQNKRELLIFITPRIMSDSLTH; translated from the coding sequence ATGCAAGCTTTGTTCTTATTGGGGTTAAAAATGCGAAATATCTGCCTGTTAATTGCTTGCCTGCTGTGCTCAACGGTCTCGGCTGCCACACTGAATGATATTCGTTTTGCCGAATTGCCGGGAGAGCGCTTTGAAGTAAGAATGATATTCTCGGAAGCCCCGCCAGAACCCGCCGGATACACCTTGGAAAAGCCCGCCAGAATCGTGCTGGATTTTCCTCAGGTAGTCAGTGAATTAAAAGCGCGTCGTTTTCCGCTCTCCTTTGAAAATGGCCAAAGTGCCATGGTGTTAACTACCGAAGGTCGCACCCGCCTGATTCTCAACTTGCGCGACCTTGCTACTCATACCACGCGTGCTGAAGGCAATATGTATATTGTTGAAGTTGGCGCGAGTGATGGAGGTTATGCTTTAGCCAGAACAGAAAGTGTTGTGGATATTCAGCAGCCGGCGTCCCGTCAGTCTGCTGCAGTAAGCGGCCCTTCGATCACCAGTATTGATTTTCGTCGTGGCACTGAAGGTGAGGGGCGAGTGATTATTGGTCTTTCCGATAGCACCATCAGTGCAGATATGGCAGAAACATCTGCTGGTGTCCGGTTGACGTTTAACAATGTGCATTTGCCAGCCGAGCTTCGCCGCCGCCTTGATGTTATAGATTTTGCTACGCCGGTTTCTGTTGTGCATGCCACAGAGGACGGCGGTGGCTCAGTGCTGAATATCTCAGCGTTGGGTGAATATGATTATCTGGCGTATCAGGCAGATAAAGAATATGTGTTGAGTGTCAAACCCCTTACCGCCCGCGAAAAAGCCGAACGTGCCCGCGAGTTCCAATTTACCGGTGAAAAATTATCCCTCAATTTCCAGGATATTGAGGTGCGAGCGGTACTGCAAATTATTGCCGATGTTACCGATTTGAACCTGGTGGCCAGTGATACTGTGCAGGGGCGCATCACTCTGCGTTTGTCCGGCGTGCCATGGGATCAGGCGCTGGATCTGGTGTTGAAAACCAAAGGTTTGGATAAGCGCCAGGAAGGTAATGTATTGATGGTTGCGCCTGCGGCGGAAATTGCCGAGCGTGAGCGTCAGGAGCTGGCCACCCGTCGTCAACTGGAAGAGCTTGCACCGCTGCGTACCGAGTACGTACGTGTTCGTTATGCCAACGCCAAGGATTTGTTCGAGTTATTCCGCGGTGATCGTGGCGAGAATGGCAGTAATCGTGGGCGTCAGGAAGGCGGTGCGGCTGGCCGTGGCAGCAATCAGACTACCGGCAGCGTGTTGTCCGAACGGGGGCATGCCATTGTAGATGAGCGCACCAACTCCATTATTGTTACCGATACATCCGATCGCCTTGAGGCATTCCGCCGTCTGGTCGAGCAAATTGATATTCCTATCCGTCAGGTAATGATTGAGGCGCGGATCGTGGTGGCCAACACCGATTTCCGTCGTGAGCTCGGTGTGCGCTGGGGCGGTGCCGGATATGGCATGGTCAATGGCAACCGTGGTGTAGTGAGTGTTTCCGGTTCTACCGAAGGGCTGGATGATGTTGACGGCACCAACCCTGCGTCATGGTTTACCGGCTCAAGTGGCAGTTTGAACCTGCAAGAGGGCAAGATGGTTGACCTGGGTGTTGATAATGCGGCTGGCAGTTTTGCTTTCAGTATTCTGACCGATAACGCCTTTCTGGATATGGAGCTGTCAGCGCTGGAAAACACCGGCTATGCCGAGATTGTCTCCCAGCCAAAAGTTATCACTGGCGACAAGCAGCGCGCTACTATTGAAAACGGTACTGAAATTCCTTACCAGGAAGCCTCTGCCAGTGGTGCCACCACGACCCAGTTTAAAGAAGCGGTATTGAAGCTGGACGTAACGCCACAAATTACCCCGGATAACCGTATTATTATGGATCTGGTCATCAATCAGGACTCGGTCGGTGCTATTAACCAGGCAACCGGTATCCCAACCATTGATGTTACCCAGTTGAACACCAAGGTGCTGGTAGCCAATGGCCAAACCGTGGTGCTGGGTGGTGTTTTCCAGGTTGAGCAGGTGCGTGGTGAAGACAAGGTGCCGTTGCTCGGTGACATTCCGGTAGTAGGACGTCTGTTCAAACGTACCGTGAACGAGCAAAATAAGCGTGAGTTGCTGATTTTTATCACCCCCCGCATTATGTCGGACAGTTTGACGCATTGA
- the aroK gene encoding shikimate kinase AroK gives MLEKNIYLVGPMGVGKSTIGRLLATELSLSFHDSDRVIEERTGADIPWIFDMEGESGFRDRETAVLIELAAGKNLVVATGGGIITRPENSGIMQSSGYVCYLTASIDQLVERTARDKKRPLLQVENPRQKIIDLLEHRHPLYSQAADFVINTDRRSPKSVAMEIASLVLSANR, from the coding sequence ATGTTGGAAAAAAATATCTACCTTGTCGGCCCCATGGGGGTCGGCAAATCTACCATCGGTCGCCTTTTGGCGACCGAGTTGTCTCTGTCTTTCCATGATAGTGATCGCGTTATCGAGGAGCGAACCGGTGCCGACATTCCATGGATTTTTGACATGGAAGGTGAGTCCGGCTTTCGCGATCGTGAAACCGCGGTATTGATTGAGTTGGCTGCCGGGAAAAATCTGGTCGTAGCCACCGGCGGAGGGATTATCACGCGTCCGGAAAACAGCGGCATTATGCAATCGTCGGGATACGTCTGTTATCTCACTGCCTCCATTGATCAATTGGTGGAGCGTACCGCACGCGATAAGAAGCGCCCGCTGCTACAAGTTGAGAATCCGCGTCAGAAAATCATTGATCTTCTGGAGCATCGGCACCCTTTGTACAGCCAGGCCGCCGATTTTGTTATCAACACCGATCGCCGCTCGCCCAAATCTGTCGCGATGGAAATTGCCTCTCTGGTTCTCTCTGCCAACCGCTAA